From a region of the Dickeya poaceiphila genome:
- the aroG gene encoding 3-deoxy-7-phosphoheptulonate synthase AroG, with amino-acid sequence MNYQNDDLRIKEIKELLPPVALLEKFPATERAAQTVFNARNAIHNILKGHDDRLLVVIGPCSIHDPKAAKEYAARLLKLREELRDDLEVVMRVYFEKPRTTVGWKGLINDPHMDNSFQINDGLRIARQLLLDINDTGLPAAGEFLDMITPQYVADLMSWGAIGARTTESQVHRELASGLSCPVGFKNGTDGTIKVAIDAINAARAPHCFLSVTKWGHSAIVNTSGNHDCHIILRGGKAPNYSEEHVQAVKVGLENAGLPAQVMIDFSHANSCKQFKKQMDVCEDVCRQVAGGEKAIMGVMVESHLVEGNQSLESGEPLVYGKSVTDACIGWDDTDSLLRQLAAAVRQRRG; translated from the coding sequence ATGAATTACCAGAATGACGATTTGAGAATTAAAGAAATTAAAGAGTTGCTCCCCCCCGTCGCGCTGCTGGAAAAATTCCCTGCCACTGAGCGTGCAGCACAGACAGTATTTAATGCCCGTAACGCTATCCACAACATCCTCAAAGGTCATGATGACCGTCTGCTGGTGGTGATTGGACCCTGCTCCATCCATGATCCGAAAGCGGCTAAAGAGTATGCGGCCCGTTTGCTGAAATTACGCGAAGAACTGCGTGATGATTTAGAAGTGGTGATGCGCGTCTATTTTGAAAAACCGCGTACCACTGTGGGTTGGAAAGGACTGATTAACGACCCTCATATGGATAACAGTTTCCAGATCAATGATGGCTTGCGCATCGCCCGCCAGTTATTGCTGGATATTAACGATACCGGTTTGCCGGCAGCGGGTGAATTTTTGGATATGATCACGCCGCAGTACGTGGCGGACCTGATGAGCTGGGGGGCGATCGGTGCCCGTACCACTGAGTCTCAGGTGCACCGTGAGCTGGCATCTGGCTTGTCTTGCCCGGTGGGTTTCAAAAATGGTACTGACGGCACCATCAAGGTAGCGATTGACGCTATTAATGCCGCTCGTGCGCCGCATTGTTTCCTGTCGGTGACCAAGTGGGGCCATTCGGCGATAGTCAATACCAGCGGCAACCACGACTGTCATATTATTTTGCGTGGCGGTAAAGCGCCGAACTACAGTGAAGAGCATGTGCAGGCAGTGAAAGTGGGTCTGGAAAACGCGGGCCTGCCAGCACAGGTGATGATCGATTTCAGCCACGCCAACAGCTGCAAGCAGTTCAAAAAGCAGATGGACGTTTGTGAAGATGTATGCCGCCAGGTAGCGGGTGGTGAGAAAGCTATCATGGGCGTTATGGTGGAAAGCCATTTAGTGGAAGGTAACCAGAGTCTTGAAAGCGGTGAACCGCTGGTATACGGCAAGAGTGTTACTGATGCCTGTATTGGCTGGGATGATACCGATAGCTTGCTGCGTCAACTGGCAGCGGCAGTACGTCAGCGTCGCGGCTGA
- the pnuC gene encoding nicotinamide riboside transporter PnuC encodes MDFFSTSNILVHIPLGANGYDLSWVEALGTLSGLICIWLASLEKTENYLFGLVNVSLFALIFFQIQLYASLLLQVFFFVANLYGWYAWSRTIDDKALELQVRWLPRRQALWWSAGCVVAIVLMSHYIDPFFCVLTRTAVMLMQAVGLDVTMPTLQPDAFPFWDSAMTVLSVAAMLLMTRKYVENWLLWVVIDIISVVIFAYQGVYAMSLQYMVLTLIAFNGTWLWIKGARNNRSQPLARMI; translated from the coding sequence ATGGATTTTTTTAGTACCAGCAATATTCTGGTTCACATCCCATTAGGGGCCAATGGTTATGACCTGTCGTGGGTTGAAGCGCTGGGGACGTTATCCGGTCTGATATGTATCTGGCTGGCTAGTTTAGAAAAGACCGAGAATTATCTGTTTGGTCTGGTCAATGTGTCGTTGTTTGCATTGATCTTCTTTCAGATTCAGTTATACGCCAGTTTGCTGTTGCAGGTTTTCTTTTTCGTCGCCAATTTGTATGGTTGGTACGCATGGAGCCGCACCATAGATGACAAAGCACTGGAACTGCAGGTGCGTTGGTTGCCGCGACGGCAAGCGCTATGGTGGAGTGCGGGATGTGTGGTTGCGATTGTGCTGATGTCACATTATATCGACCCATTTTTTTGCGTACTGACCCGTACCGCTGTGATGTTGATGCAGGCTGTTGGTTTGGATGTGACGATGCCGACATTGCAACCAGATGCGTTTCCATTCTGGGATTCGGCGATGACGGTATTGTCAGTAGCGGCCATGCTGCTGATGACCCGAAAATATGTGGAAAACTGGCTGTTATGGGTGGTGATAGACATTATCAGCGTGGTGATTTTTGCTTATCAGGGAGTCTATGCCATGTCGCTGCAGTATATGGTGCTGACGCTGATTGCCTTTAATGGCACTTGGCTATGGATCAAAGGTGCGCGAAATAATCGCTCGCAGCCACTGGCCCGAATGATATAG
- a CDS encoding IS256 family transposase — protein sequence MSQPFDFDKALKALQSGQALTGKDGILTPLIKQLTEAALSAELDSHLAQDVEANRKNGSGKKTIKAPTGSFELATPRDRNGTFEPQLVKKHQTTLSDEIEHKIIRLFALGMSYQDISREIEDLYAFSVSTATISAVTDKVIPELKQWQQRPLEQVYPFVWLDAIHYKIREDGRYQSKAVYTVLALNLEGKKEVLGLYLSESEGANFWLSVLSDLQNRGVKDILIACVDGLTGFPEAINSIYPQTEVQLCVIHQIRNSIKYVASKHHKAFMTDLKPVYRAVSKEAAEMALDELEAKWGLQYPVVLQSWRRKWDNLSAYFRYPANIRKVIYTTNAIESVHRQFRKLTKTKGAFPNENSLLKLLYLGLMNAQEKWTMPIQSWNLTLSQLAIYFEGRLNNVMTL from the coding sequence ATGTCCCAGCCCTTCGATTTCGATAAAGCGCTTAAAGCCCTCCAGTCCGGTCAGGCATTAACGGGCAAAGATGGTATCTTAACGCCTTTAATCAAACAGTTAACGGAAGCTGCCCTCTCTGCGGAACTGGACTCTCATCTGGCTCAGGACGTTGAAGCTAACCGTAAAAATGGCTCCGGCAAAAAGACCATTAAAGCCCCGACGGGCAGCTTCGAACTGGCGACTCCGCGCGATCGTAATGGCACTTTTGAACCCCAGTTGGTGAAAAAGCATCAGACCACGTTATCCGACGAGATCGAACACAAGATCATTCGCCTGTTTGCACTGGGGATGAGCTATCAGGACATTAGCCGGGAGATCGAAGATTTATATGCCTTCAGCGTGTCCACTGCCACCATCAGTGCAGTAACCGATAAAGTCATCCCTGAACTAAAACAGTGGCAACAGCGCCCGCTGGAGCAGGTTTATCCCTTCGTCTGGCTGGACGCTATTCACTATAAAATTCGGGAAGATGGCCGCTATCAGAGCAAAGCGGTTTACACCGTGCTGGCCCTGAATCTGGAAGGTAAAAAGGAAGTTCTGGGCCTGTATCTGTCAGAAAGTGAGGGGGCTAACTTCTGGCTGTCGGTATTAAGCGACCTGCAAAATCGCGGTGTTAAAGACATTCTGATTGCCTGCGTGGACGGGCTGACCGGCTTCCCAGAGGCAATAAACAGCATTTATCCGCAGACGGAAGTGCAGTTGTGCGTCATTCATCAGATACGCAATTCGATTAAATATGTGGCCTCAAAGCACCATAAAGCCTTCATGACCGACCTGAAGCCAGTCTACCGTGCAGTGTCAAAAGAAGCGGCCGAAATGGCACTGGATGAGCTGGAAGCGAAATGGGGGTTGCAGTATCCGGTGGTGCTCCAGTCGTGGCGACGCAAGTGGGACAATCTGTCAGCGTACTTCCGCTATCCGGCAAATATCCGCAAAGTCATTTACACCACAAATGCTATCGAATCGGTGCACAGACAGTTCAGGAAGCTGACCAAAACCAAAGGTGCTTTCCCGAATGAAAACAGTCTGTTGAAGCTGCTTTATCTGGGGCTGATGAACGCACAGGAAAAATGGACAATGCCCATCCAGAGCTGGAATTTGACATTGTCACAGTTGGCCATTTATTTTGAAGGGCGACTAAATAACGTGATGACGTTGTAG